From the genome of Haloterrigena sp. KLK7, one region includes:
- a CDS encoding valine--tRNA ligase, with protein sequence MSMDAPESETESDPADSEPTLEGGYDPEAVENRWQRRWIDEDVYAYESDAERDPNTVYAIDTPPPTVSGSLHMGHLYGSTLQDFAARFQRMHDGDVLFPFGYDDNGIASERLTEKELDIRHQDYERREFQELCREVCTEYEAEFTEKMQNLGTSIDWNNTYKTIEPRVQRVSQLSFLDLYEKGREYRKKAPAIWCPDCETAISQVEMEDDERGSHFNDIAFELVGDDAPRDEFVISTTRPELIPACVSVFVHPDDEENRDLVGETARIPLFGHEVPIIEDERVDMEKGSGVVMCCTFGDQNDIEWYQAHDLPLRVAIDESATMTDLAGDYEGMSTEEAREAIVEDLDDEGYLRDRWEITHAVQVHERCDTPVEYRVSKQWYVEILDHKEEYLEAGREMDWYPEKMFSRYKHWIEGLEWDWLISRQRDSGIPFPVWYCADCDHEIMAEREELPVDPLSDEPPVDECPQCGADDFVPEEDVFDTWATSSLTPLINAGWDWDADAETFTMDSPELYPFDLRPQGHDIISFWLFHTIVKCYEHTGEVPFDATMINGHVLDENREKMSKSRGNVVEPDEVLADFPVDAVRFWAASAAVGDDFPYQEKDLTAGEKLLRKLWNASKLVDTLAPRDPDEPEDLEAIDRWLLAELDDAVDDLTAHLEEYEFAKARDRLRTFFWNTFCDDYLEIAKTREDEPSTQYALRTAHRTFLELWAPFLPHATEEVWQAVYADDGSDLEDSSIHVRDWPSPQGHAADLEAGEAAMEVISALRRYKSENQLPLNADLESVSVYGPIEGFEDAIRNVMHVQSLTVLEEEPEVTTEIASIDLDYSTLGPKFGSKVGEIDAGIESGEYEIDENAGVLRVAGEELEADLFEVERERSYSGDGEMIETESAVVILE encoded by the coding sequence ATGAGTATGGACGCGCCCGAATCCGAGACGGAGAGCGATCCCGCGGATAGCGAGCCGACCCTCGAGGGCGGCTACGATCCCGAAGCGGTCGAGAACCGCTGGCAGCGGCGCTGGATCGACGAGGACGTCTACGCCTACGAGAGCGACGCCGAGCGAGATCCCAACACGGTCTACGCGATCGACACGCCGCCGCCGACGGTCTCCGGAAGCCTGCACATGGGCCACCTCTACGGCTCGACCCTGCAGGACTTCGCCGCGCGGTTCCAGCGGATGCACGACGGCGACGTGCTCTTCCCCTTCGGCTACGACGACAACGGGATCGCCAGCGAGCGGCTGACCGAGAAGGAACTCGACATCCGCCATCAGGACTACGAGCGCCGCGAGTTCCAGGAGCTCTGCCGCGAGGTCTGTACGGAGTACGAGGCCGAATTCACGGAGAAGATGCAGAACCTCGGCACCTCGATCGACTGGAACAACACCTACAAGACGATCGAGCCGCGCGTCCAGCGCGTCTCCCAGCTCTCGTTCCTCGACCTCTACGAGAAGGGCCGCGAGTACCGCAAGAAGGCGCCCGCGATCTGGTGTCCCGACTGCGAGACGGCCATCTCGCAGGTCGAGATGGAGGACGACGAGCGGGGCTCGCACTTCAACGACATCGCGTTCGAACTAGTGGGCGACGACGCGCCGCGCGACGAGTTCGTCATCTCCACGACGCGACCGGAACTCATTCCGGCCTGCGTCTCCGTCTTCGTCCACCCCGACGACGAGGAGAATCGGGATCTGGTCGGCGAGACCGCTCGCATCCCGCTCTTCGGTCACGAGGTGCCGATCATCGAGGACGAGCGCGTCGACATGGAGAAGGGCAGCGGCGTCGTGATGTGCTGTACCTTCGGCGACCAGAACGACATCGAGTGGTACCAGGCCCACGACCTGCCGCTCCGCGTCGCGATCGACGAGTCCGCGACGATGACCGACCTCGCCGGCGACTACGAGGGCATGTCCACCGAGGAGGCCCGCGAGGCCATCGTCGAGGATCTCGACGACGAGGGCTACCTGCGCGACCGCTGGGAGATCACCCACGCGGTTCAGGTCCACGAGCGTTGCGACACGCCCGTCGAATACCGTGTCTCCAAGCAGTGGTACGTCGAAATTCTCGACCACAAGGAGGAGTACCTCGAGGCCGGCCGGGAGATGGACTGGTACCCCGAGAAGATGTTCAGCCGCTACAAGCACTGGATCGAGGGCCTCGAGTGGGACTGGCTGATCTCCCGTCAGCGCGACTCGGGGATCCCGTTCCCGGTCTGGTACTGCGCGGACTGCGACCACGAGATCATGGCCGAGCGGGAGGAGCTCCCGGTCGACCCGCTCTCGGACGAGCCACCGGTCGACGAGTGTCCCCAGTGCGGGGCCGACGACTTCGTTCCGGAAGAGGACGTCTTCGACACGTGGGCCACCTCCTCGCTGACCCCGCTCATCAACGCGGGCTGGGACTGGGACGCGGACGCGGAGACGTTCACGATGGACAGTCCCGAACTGTACCCCTTCGACCTGCGGCCGCAGGGTCACGACATCATCTCGTTCTGGCTGTTCCACACCATCGTCAAGTGCTACGAGCACACCGGCGAGGTGCCCTTCGACGCGACGATGATCAACGGCCACGTGTTAGACGAGAACCGCGAGAAGATGTCCAAGTCCCGCGGTAACGTGGTCGAGCCCGACGAAGTGCTCGCGGACTTCCCCGTCGACGCCGTCCGCTTCTGGGCCGCGAGCGCGGCGGTCGGCGACGACTTCCCGTATCAGGAGAAAGACCTCACCGCGGGCGAGAAGCTCCTGCGCAAGCTCTGGAACGCCTCGAAGCTCGTCGACACGCTCGCGCCGCGAGACCCCGACGAGCCCGAAGACCTCGAGGCGATCGATCGCTGGCTGCTGGCGGAGCTCGACGACGCCGTCGACGACCTGACCGCCCACCTCGAGGAGTACGAGTTCGCGAAGGCCCGCGACCGACTGCGGACCTTCTTCTGGAACACGTTCTGCGACGACTACCTCGAGATCGCCAAGACGCGCGAGGACGAGCCCTCGACGCAGTACGCGCTGCGGACCGCCCACCGCACGTTCCTCGAGCTGTGGGCGCCATTCCTCCCCCACGCGACCGAGGAGGTCTGGCAGGCCGTCTACGCGGACGACGGTAGCGACCTCGAGGACAGCAGCATCCACGTCCGCGACTGGCCCAGCCCGCAGGGCCACGCGGCCGACCTCGAGGCTGGCGAGGCCGCGATGGAGGTCATCTCGGCGCTGCGTCGCTACAAGAGCGAGAACCAGCTGCCGCTGAACGCCGACCTCGAGTCGGTGTCGGTCTACGGTCCCATCGAGGGCTTCGAGGACGCCATCCGGAACGTGATGCACGTGCAGTCGCTGACCGTCCTCGAGGAGGAACCCGAGGTGACGACCGAGATCGCGTCGATCGACCTCGACTACTCGACGCTCGGGCCGAAGTTCGGGTCGAAGGTCGGCGAAATCGACGCCGGTATCGAGAGCGGAGAGTACGAGATCGACGAGAATGCGGGTGTGCTGCGAGTCGCCGGCGAGGAACTCGAGGCCGACCTCTTCGAGGTCGAACGCGAGCGCTCCTACTCGGGCGACGGCGAGATGATCGAGACCGAGTCGGCGGTCGTCATCCTCGAGTAG
- a CDS encoding DUF1405 domain-containing protein yields MFASSTLPDREPLPAYLTPVPKTLEDLGLRFAWLVVAINLAGTVFGFWYYGPQLGETAAVMWPWVPDSPMATLLIALAIACWKVGYEQPWLTSLAFFGNVILGLWTPYTLLAFADAYSYLNPLMYQFLFWSHLAMVVQALVLHRISDFPVWSVGVALLWYGSNLIVDYFVPIVGEPHHTIIPVARDTPMYLGADALGVVAAGEVTFALLALFLAMAIRVKKCEAGRIGRP; encoded by the coding sequence ATGTTCGCGTCGTCCACGCTGCCCGACCGGGAGCCGCTGCCGGCCTATCTCACGCCCGTTCCGAAGACCCTCGAGGACCTCGGACTGCGGTTCGCGTGGCTCGTCGTCGCGATCAACCTCGCGGGGACGGTATTCGGATTCTGGTACTACGGCCCCCAGCTCGGCGAAACGGCGGCGGTGATGTGGCCGTGGGTGCCCGACAGCCCGATGGCGACGCTGCTGATCGCGCTGGCGATCGCCTGCTGGAAGGTGGGGTACGAACAGCCGTGGCTGACGTCGCTGGCCTTCTTCGGCAACGTCATTCTGGGGCTGTGGACGCCGTACACGCTGCTCGCGTTCGCCGACGCCTACAGCTATCTCAACCCGCTGATGTACCAGTTCCTCTTCTGGAGCCACCTCGCGATGGTCGTGCAGGCGCTCGTGCTCCACCGGATCTCGGACTTCCCGGTGTGGAGCGTCGGTGTCGCCCTGCTGTGGTACGGGAGCAATCTGATCGTCGACTACTTCGTGCCGATCGTCGGCGAACCCCATCACACGATTATTCCGGTCGCCCGCGACACGCCCATGTACCTCGGCGCGGACGCGCTGGGCGTCGTCGCCGCGGGCGAGGTGACGTTCGCGCTGCTGGCGCTCTTCCTGGCGATGGCGATCCGCGTCAAAAAGTGCGAGGCGGGTCGGATCGGCCGGCCCTAG
- a CDS encoding acetoacetate decarboxylase family protein, with product MQPSSEERTRVTLSTGHEITLPLELEFAMGGVTVLARRDRLEALLPDALSALGVAPGIGCVTFVGVRYHRVGGERGDDTALEPYDEFAVIVPAVREGRGDSSIGKLVGGEIGGYVHWLPVTTDASVALGREIWGYPKERAGIGIDDSALAFQCVLDDGDVDSDSDTGVRERVRLEVPHPRTRIGSRERDWTLWSYTTKDGALLRSEAEIRGEIALGTPLGARIELASDLRADLGCWPRPLARLYGTRVRARLHSGEPVGDA from the coding sequence ATGCAACCCTCGTCCGAGGAACGGACCCGCGTCACCCTCTCGACCGGTCACGAGATCACCCTCCCACTGGAACTCGAGTTCGCGATGGGCGGCGTGACGGTCCTCGCGCGGCGAGACCGGCTCGAGGCGCTCCTGCCGGACGCGCTGTCCGCGCTCGGCGTCGCACCCGGGATCGGTTGCGTCACGTTCGTCGGGGTTCGGTATCACCGCGTCGGCGGTGAGAGGGGCGACGACACCGCCCTCGAGCCCTACGACGAGTTCGCGGTCATCGTTCCCGCGGTCCGCGAGGGCCGGGGCGATTCGTCGATCGGCAAACTCGTCGGCGGCGAAATCGGCGGCTACGTCCACTGGCTTCCCGTCACGACCGACGCGTCGGTCGCGCTCGGTCGCGAAATTTGGGGCTATCCCAAGGAGCGGGCCGGGATCGGGATCGACGACAGCGCGCTCGCGTTCCAGTGCGTTCTCGACGACGGCGACGTCGATTCCGATTCCGATACCGGGGTGCGCGAACGCGTCCGCCTCGAGGTCCCCCATCCTCGAACGCGGATCGGGAGCCGCGAGCGCGACTGGACGCTGTGGAGCTACACGACGAAAGACGGTGCCCTGCTGCGCTCGGAAGCCGAGATTCGCGGGGAGATCGCGCTCGGGACGCCCCTCGGCGCGAGGATCGAACTCGCGTCCGATCTGCGAGCGGACCTAGGCTGTTGGCCCCGGCCGCTCGCGCGCCTGTACGGGACCCGAGTTCGCGCGCGGTTGCATTCGGGCGAACCGGTCGGCGACGCGTGA
- the pdxS gene encoding pyridoxal 5'-phosphate synthase lyase subunit PdxS: MTDETDTDLEELRRGTDLVKRGFARMQKGGVIMDVVNKEQARIAEDAGAVAVMALEAVPADIRKRGGVARMADPADVEAIVEEVSIPVMGKARIGHTKEAQILEAVGVDMIDESEVLTPADDAYHIDKRDFTAPFVCGARDLGEALRRINEGAAMIRTKGEAGTGDVNQAVHHQRTIKGAIRELAGMTHEEREAYAREIEAPAELVHETAEMGRLPVVNFAAGGIATPADAALMMHHECDGIFVGSGIFGAENPPAMAEAIVEATNNWDDPERLAEISKNLGKGMKGDANADLPEEEKLQGRGV, from the coding sequence ATGACTGACGAAACCGACACCGATCTCGAGGAACTCAGACGCGGGACCGACCTCGTCAAGCGCGGCTTCGCCCGGATGCAGAAGGGCGGCGTCATCATGGACGTCGTCAATAAGGAGCAGGCCCGGATCGCCGAAGACGCCGGCGCGGTCGCCGTGATGGCCCTCGAGGCCGTCCCCGCGGACATCCGCAAGCGGGGCGGCGTCGCCCGGATGGCCGACCCCGCGGACGTCGAGGCAATCGTCGAGGAGGTTTCGATCCCGGTGATGGGGAAGGCCCGCATCGGCCACACGAAGGAGGCCCAGATCCTCGAGGCCGTCGGCGTCGACATGATCGACGAGTCCGAGGTCCTCACCCCCGCCGACGACGCCTACCACATCGACAAGCGCGACTTCACCGCGCCGTTCGTCTGCGGCGCGCGCGACCTCGGCGAGGCGCTGCGCCGGATCAACGAGGGCGCGGCGATGATCCGCACCAAGGGCGAGGCCGGCACCGGTGACGTCAACCAGGCCGTCCACCACCAGCGGACGATCAAGGGGGCCATCCGCGAACTGGCGGGCATGACCCACGAGGAACGCGAGGCCTACGCCCGCGAGATCGAGGCGCCCGCGGAACTGGTCCACGAGACCGCCGAGATGGGCCGGCTCCCGGTCGTCAACTTCGCCGCCGGCGGCATCGCGACGCCCGCTGACGCCGCGCTGATGATGCACCACGAGTGCGACGGCATCTTCGTCGGCAGCGGGATCTTCGGCGCCGAGAACCCGCCCGCGATGGCCGAGGCGATCGTCGAGGCGACGAACAACTGGGACGACCCCGAGCGACTCGCCGAGATCTCGAAGAACCTCGGCAAGGGGATGAAAGGCGACGCGAACGCCGACCTGCCCGAGGAGGAGAAGCTGCAGGGACGGGGCGTCTAA
- a CDS encoding homoserine kinase, translating into MLTVRAPATSANLGSGFDVFGVALGTPADVVRVERAPETRITVTGAGSQYIPEDPKQNTVGAVADALDAPAHIKIDKGVRPSSGLGSSAASAAAAAVALNALYDRGLSREELVPVAAEGEALVSGEAHADNVAPSLLGGFTVVTDDGVTQIDASIPVVACLPEMSVSTRDAREVVPDSAALEDVVDTVGNAATLTVGMTRDDPDLVGRGMEDAIVTPERTALIDGYDRVRDAALEAGATGVTVSGAGPGILAACRRRDQREIAGAMIDAFDAIGIESRAYQTCIGEGATLYRD; encoded by the coding sequence ATGCTCACCGTGCGGGCACCTGCGACGAGTGCGAACCTCGGGAGTGGCTTCGACGTCTTCGGTGTCGCCCTCGGGACGCCCGCAGACGTGGTCCGGGTCGAACGCGCACCGGAAACGAGGATTACCGTGACCGGCGCCGGCAGCCAGTACATCCCGGAGGATCCGAAACAGAACACCGTCGGGGCGGTCGCCGACGCCCTCGACGCACCGGCACACATCAAGATCGACAAGGGCGTGCGACCCTCCTCGGGCCTTGGCTCCTCGGCGGCCAGCGCGGCCGCCGCGGCCGTCGCCCTCAACGCGCTCTACGACCGCGGGCTCTCTCGAGAGGAGCTCGTCCCCGTCGCCGCCGAGGGCGAGGCGCTCGTCTCCGGCGAGGCCCACGCCGACAACGTCGCCCCCTCGCTGCTGGGCGGCTTCACCGTCGTCACCGACGACGGCGTCACGCAGATCGACGCCTCGATTCCCGTCGTCGCCTGCCTCCCGGAGATGTCCGTCTCCACGCGCGACGCGCGCGAGGTCGTCCCCGACTCGGCCGCCCTCGAGGACGTCGTCGACACCGTCGGCAACGCCGCGACGCTGACCGTCGGGATGACCCGCGACGACCCCGACCTCGTCGGCCGCGGGATGGAAGACGCCATCGTCACCCCCGAACGGACCGCCCTGATCGACGGCTACGACCGCGTTCGCGACGCCGCACTCGAGGCGGGCGCGACGGGCGTCACCGTTAGCGGCGCCGGGCCGGGCATTCTCGCGGCCTGTCGCCGCCGCGATCAGCGGGAGATCGCCGGTGCGATGATCGACGCCTTCGACGCCATCGGTATCGAGAGTCGCGCCTATCAGACCTGCATCGGCGAGGGTGCGACGCTGTACCGGGACTGA